The following proteins are encoded in a genomic region of Natrinema sp. DC36:
- a CDS encoding ABC transporter ATP-binding protein, producing the protein MARVRLENITKRYGEETAVDDVSLEVEDGEFVTFVGPSGCGKSTTMETVAGLTTPSEGRVYIGDDEVTNLAPKDRGVAMVFQNIALFPHMDVYENISFGLRLRKYDDEEVRRRVEQAADIVQLEGMLDRMPADMSGGQQQRVGIARAIVRNPDVFLMDEPLANLDAKLRVHMRTELQRLHRELDATVIYVTHDQAEAMTMSNRIAVLNDGKLQQIAPPLVCYNEPTNLFVAGFIGSPSMNFVEGELVENGLETNNFTVDLDPTLIPDVTVGDAVTLGVRPEDVHLTRYADSLAAPTAPIDARTDVLEPMGDEVFVYLLLAEAEAGSMDKDAATSPNQLLMSVTPDTDIEAGQDVDVVLDRSNIHLFDTASGEALLHGLTDLPDREPGTTRREADS; encoded by the coding sequence ATGGCACGAGTACGACTCGAGAACATCACGAAACGGTACGGAGAGGAAACGGCGGTCGACGACGTCAGCCTCGAGGTCGAAGACGGCGAGTTCGTCACGTTCGTCGGCCCCTCGGGCTGCGGGAAGTCGACGACCATGGAGACCGTCGCGGGGCTGACGACGCCCTCGGAGGGACGGGTGTACATCGGCGACGACGAGGTCACCAACCTCGCCCCGAAAGACCGGGGCGTCGCGATGGTCTTCCAGAACATCGCGCTGTTCCCTCACATGGACGTCTACGAGAACATCTCCTTCGGACTCCGGCTCCGGAAGTACGACGACGAGGAGGTCCGACGTCGCGTCGAGCAGGCCGCCGACATCGTCCAGCTCGAGGGGATGCTCGATCGGATGCCGGCCGATATGTCCGGCGGCCAGCAACAGCGGGTCGGCATCGCCCGCGCGATCGTTCGCAACCCGGACGTGTTCCTGATGGACGAGCCGCTGGCGAACCTCGACGCGAAGCTGCGGGTCCACATGCGGACCGAGCTCCAGCGCCTTCACCGGGAACTCGACGCGACGGTCATCTACGTCACCCACGACCAGGCCGAGGCGATGACGATGTCCAACCGGATCGCCGTCCTGAACGACGGCAAACTCCAGCAGATCGCGCCGCCGCTCGTCTGTTATAACGAACCGACGAACCTGTTCGTCGCGGGCTTCATCGGCTCGCCGTCGATGAACTTCGTCGAGGGCGAACTCGTCGAAAACGGCCTCGAGACGAACAACTTCACCGTCGATCTCGATCCGACGCTGATTCCGGACGTGACGGTCGGCGACGCCGTCACGCTGGGGGTCAGGCCGGAGGACGTCCATCTGACCCGATACGCCGACTCGCTCGCCGCGCCGACGGCACCGATCGACGCCCGGACCGACGTCCTCGAGCCGATGGGAGACGAGGTCTTCGTTTACCTGTTACTCGCCGAGGCCGAGGCGGGATCGATGGACAAAGATGCCGCGACGTCACCGAATCAACTGTTGATGAGCGTCACCCCCGACACGGATATCGAAGCGGGTCAGGACGTCGACGTCGTGCTGGATCGATCGAATATTCACCTCTTCGATACCGCCTCCGGAGAGGCGCTGCTTCACGGCCTGACGGACCTTCCCGATCGCGAACCCGGCACGACCCGGAGGGAAGCGGACAGCTAG
- a CDS encoding carbohydrate ABC transporter permease, translated as MTDPSDSTEPNDSGGIGDGGDDRPRDPTLRRPDGGEPTDRSAGRPDGGTNVLEDAREAELDRGPLQQWVSDSISHPERVYRAMFYVAAIFFLFTTLFPFYWLLMVALTPEGQLQDIVFTPNGFNPDAFIEVFEVVPFHVYMFNSFVIALASTVVVLVIASLAGYAFGRLEFPGRTPLMLLVLVISFFPPAAFFIPLNDLFNTSFFFLEPITGNGTLYNTPFALVTPLSAIFMPLAIFILTTFYSQIPDGLEDAARVEGTTRLGALFRVIIPLSAPGVATAGVLTFIAVYNEFFFSFLMTDGQPENWAPILDGILAYQGQYQVLYNLMAAASILGVIPVAILVVIAQEKIVSGLTAGALKE; from the coding sequence ATGACTGATCCATCAGATTCCACTGAGCCGAACGATAGCGGAGGTATCGGCGACGGCGGGGACGATCGACCACGAGATCCAACCCTCCGCCGGCCCGACGGCGGCGAGCCGACGGACCGTTCCGCGGGCCGCCCCGACGGCGGCACGAACGTCCTCGAGGACGCCCGCGAGGCGGAACTCGATCGCGGCCCGCTCCAGCAGTGGGTCTCCGACTCCATCTCCCACCCCGAGCGAGTGTACCGCGCGATGTTCTACGTCGCGGCGATCTTCTTCCTCTTTACGACCCTGTTTCCATTCTACTGGCTGCTCATGGTCGCGCTCACACCCGAAGGACAGCTCCAGGACATCGTCTTCACTCCCAACGGCTTCAATCCCGACGCGTTCATCGAGGTCTTCGAGGTCGTCCCCTTCCACGTCTACATGTTCAACAGCTTCGTGATCGCACTGGCCTCAACGGTCGTCGTCCTCGTCATCGCCAGCCTCGCGGGCTACGCCTTCGGCCGCCTCGAGTTCCCCGGCCGGACGCCGCTCATGTTGCTCGTGCTGGTCATCTCCTTTTTCCCGCCAGCGGCCTTCTTCATCCCGCTGAACGACCTCTTTAACACCTCGTTTTTCTTCCTCGAGCCCATCACGGGCAACGGGACGCTCTACAACACGCCCTTCGCGCTGGTGACGCCGCTGTCGGCGATCTTCATGCCGCTGGCGATATTCATCCTCACGACGTTCTACTCGCAGATTCCCGACGGGCTCGAGGACGCGGCCCGCGTCGAGGGAACGACTCGGCTGGGCGCGCTGTTCCGCGTCATCATCCCGCTGTCGGCACCCGGCGTCGCGACCGCCGGCGTGCTGACGTTCATTGCCGTCTACAACGAGTTCTTCTTCTCGTTCCTGATGACGGACGGCCAGCCCGAAAACTGGGCGCCGATTCTCGACGGCATCCTCGCCTATCAGGGACAGTACCAGGTGTTGTACAACCTCATGGCCGCGGCGAGCATCCTCGGGGTCATCCCCGTCGCGATCCTCGTGGTCATCGCACAGGAAAAGATCGTCAGCGGACTGACTGCCGGCGCACTCAAAGAGTAA
- a CDS encoding Gfo/Idh/MocA family oxidoreductase encodes MTSNRTDIETGIVGLGNIGQYHAERLVELGVTLAGGMDIAAEARTRFARRYDVDVYDDHRELYDTVDAVIITTPNKYHEEYAVDALERDLHVLLEKPLGHSIESAERIADAAAASKGCAMVGFNNRFANTVRIVKNRIDHGELGDISHVEANYVRRRGIPGRGSWFTRRQIAGGGALIDLGVHAIDLALYLLGYPEVTEVSGVARSEFGSRDEYAYLDMWADDAGPDGFDVDDSASAFIRCAGNRTISLEVAWATNRPATHEFVARGTEAGARFDLLEGDLSIYSASNVGPDHLEDTTIETRQNDTHTDEQRAFFDRIVGEGSPDNSVAEALEVQRVIDGIYRSSEEERTYTIDEVTDSGE; translated from the coding sequence ATGACATCGAACCGAACAGATATCGAAACTGGCATCGTCGGGTTGGGAAACATCGGCCAGTACCACGCCGAGCGACTCGTGGAACTCGGCGTCACGCTGGCCGGCGGAATGGACATCGCCGCCGAAGCGCGAACGCGCTTTGCCAGACGGTACGACGTCGACGTCTACGACGATCACCGCGAATTGTACGACACCGTCGACGCCGTTATCATCACGACGCCGAACAAGTACCACGAGGAGTACGCGGTCGACGCCCTCGAGCGGGATCTGCACGTCCTGCTCGAGAAACCGCTGGGCCACTCGATCGAAAGCGCAGAACGGATCGCGGACGCCGCCGCCGCGTCGAAGGGGTGCGCGATGGTCGGATTTAACAACCGGTTCGCCAACACCGTCCGGATCGTGAAAAACCGCATCGATCATGGCGAGCTCGGCGATATTTCCCACGTCGAAGCGAACTACGTCCGGCGGCGCGGTATTCCGGGGCGGGGATCCTGGTTCACCCGGCGACAGATCGCCGGGGGCGGCGCACTCATCGATCTCGGCGTCCATGCCATCGATCTCGCCCTCTACCTGCTTGGCTACCCCGAGGTGACTGAAGTGAGCGGCGTCGCACGGAGCGAGTTCGGCTCCCGCGACGAGTACGCCTATCTCGACATGTGGGCCGACGATGCGGGACCCGACGGTTTTGACGTCGACGACTCCGCCAGCGCGTTCATCCGCTGTGCGGGAAATCGGACGATCTCGCTCGAGGTCGCCTGGGCGACCAACCGTCCAGCCACCCACGAGTTCGTCGCGCGCGGAACCGAGGCCGGTGCACGGTTCGACCTCCTCGAGGGCGATCTCTCCATCTACTCGGCGAGTAACGTCGGTCCCGACCACCTCGAGGATACGACGATCGAGACGCGACAGAACGACACCCACACAGACGAACAGCGGGCGTTTTTCGATCGGATCGTCGGCGAGGGAAGCCCAGACAACAGCGTCGCGGAGGCCCTCGAAGTGCAGCGTGTCATCGACGGCATCTACCGCTCGAGCGAGGAGGAACGGACATACACGATCGACGAAGTGACCGATTCAGGCGAATAG
- a CDS encoding HalOD1 output domain-containing protein yields the protein MSYLDNTSTPDGTVPPTQAIIEAIAAREGVDVTDVEPPAYDPLFTVVNPEALDELFTTTAGTASSVVVRFEYEGYEIIVRDGSDIEIRDPSSDDSVNSPIEE from the coding sequence ATGTCCTATCTGGACAATACGTCGACGCCTGACGGGACGGTTCCGCCGACCCAGGCTATCATCGAGGCCATCGCAGCGCGCGAAGGTGTCGACGTCACCGACGTCGAGCCGCCGGCGTACGACCCGCTGTTTACGGTCGTCAATCCGGAAGCGCTCGACGAACTGTTTACTACCACCGCCGGTACCGCCAGCAGCGTGGTAGTCCGATTCGAGTACGAGGGCTACGAAATCATCGTTCGCGACGGTAGCGACATCGAAATTCGGGATCCCTCGTCCGACGACTCCGTCAATAGTCCGATCGAAGAGTAG
- a CDS encoding sugar ABC transporter permease: MGTDSNDEQRPDDGTAPASEPLTDGGTLTGGESGRSQDRERTGNAVMNWMENLSEAAYAYLLLLPAFALLTLIAFYPLIRTFVISLRANQTRGLEPLGAFVGIENYVDILTGNARLARQFLDVGLTSSFPFVELGTPFFQQALFVTLAFAVISVVIETVVGFGQAYVLDQDFRGRRWVRVAIILPWAVPIVIQGMIFFLLFQPTVGFGSDLMQSLGIFSATPLANSRDAFIIILVADIWKSSAFMALLILAGLQSVDRSLYDVARVAGASPWQRFKLITLPLIMPALLVAMLFRTMDAMRVFGLIESTAGCTTVPSLSCLVVEAMFGGTRIYATAAAVAFATALVIGLIIGGYVLLFRDTEGGMY; this comes from the coding sequence ATGGGAACTGATTCCAACGACGAGCAGCGTCCCGACGACGGCACGGCACCCGCCAGCGAACCGCTGACCGACGGCGGGACGCTAACCGGCGGCGAATCCGGACGGAGCCAGGATCGGGAGCGGACCGGCAACGCCGTCATGAACTGGATGGAGAACCTGAGCGAAGCGGCGTATGCGTACCTGCTGTTGCTGCCCGCGTTCGCGCTGCTGACGCTGATCGCGTTCTACCCGCTGATCCGGACGTTCGTCATTTCGCTCCGGGCCAACCAGACGCGGGGGTTGGAACCGCTGGGCGCCTTCGTCGGCATCGAAAACTACGTCGACATTCTCACCGGGAACGCGCGGCTAGCTCGACAGTTCCTCGACGTCGGGCTGACATCGTCGTTCCCCTTCGTCGAACTCGGCACCCCGTTCTTCCAGCAGGCGCTGTTCGTCACGCTCGCGTTCGCGGTCATCAGCGTCGTCATCGAGACGGTGGTCGGATTCGGCCAGGCCTACGTGCTCGATCAGGACTTCAGGGGCCGACGCTGGGTCCGCGTGGCGATCATCCTCCCGTGGGCGGTGCCGATCGTCATTCAGGGGATGATCTTCTTCCTGCTGTTCCAGCCGACGGTCGGGTTCGGTTCCGACCTCATGCAGAGTCTCGGCATCTTCAGCGCGACGCCGCTGGCGAACAGCCGGGACGCGTTCATCATCATCCTCGTGGCCGACATCTGGAAGTCGTCGGCGTTCATGGCCTTGCTGATCCTCGCGGGACTCCAGAGCGTCGATCGCAGTCTGTACGATGTCGCGCGCGTGGCAGGAGCCTCGCCGTGGCAGCGGTTCAAACTGATCACGCTCCCGCTGATAATGCCGGCGCTGTTGGTCGCGATGCTGTTCCGAACGATGGACGCGATGCGAGTCTTCGGGCTGATCGAATCGACGGCCGGCTGTACCACCGTGCCGTCGCTAAGCTGTCTCGTCGTCGAGGCGATGTTCGGCGGGACGCGCATCTACGCGACGGCCGCCGCCGTGGCGTTCGCGACGGCGCTGGTGATCGGCCTGATTATCGGCGGCTACGTACTGCTCTTCCGCGACACCGAAGGAGGGATGTACTAA
- a CDS encoding sugar phosphate isomerase/epimerase, with amino-acid sequence MEIGVHTPPLADEPLESALPYLDGIGVETIEPGVGGHPGQDHITRAEYLDDETKQAELDDLLEEYEMRISALATHNNPLHPDDERAETADTELREAIRLAGQLEVGTVTCFSGLPAGSPNDETPNWITAPWPPQHAEALEYQWKRAIEYWGEIAEYADDHGVDVAIEMHPNMLIYEPHGMARLREETGERIGANFDPSHLYWQGITITDAIRYLGEREAIHHVHAKDTRIYDAQAREKGVLDTTPYTDEPNRSWLFRSVGYGHGEAHWKDIVSTLRMVGYDGALSIEHEDSLTSSREGLEKAVDLLERAIFETQPGEAHWAE; translated from the coding sequence ATGGAGATCGGCGTTCATACCCCCCCGCTGGCCGACGAACCGCTCGAGAGCGCGCTCCCCTACCTCGACGGGATCGGCGTCGAAACGATCGAGCCGGGCGTCGGCGGCCATCCCGGCCAGGACCATATTACGCGGGCCGAGTATCTCGACGACGAGACCAAGCAAGCCGAACTCGACGACCTCCTCGAGGAGTACGAAATGCGGATCAGCGCGCTCGCAACCCACAACAACCCGCTGCATCCGGACGACGAGCGAGCCGAGACGGCCGATACGGAACTCCGAGAAGCGATCCGGTTAGCCGGCCAGCTCGAGGTCGGAACCGTCACCTGTTTCTCGGGGCTCCCGGCGGGGAGCCCGAACGACGAGACCCCGAACTGGATCACCGCACCCTGGCCGCCCCAACACGCCGAGGCCCTCGAGTACCAGTGGAAGCGGGCGATCGAGTACTGGGGCGAGATCGCCGAGTACGCCGACGATCACGGGGTCGACGTGGCGATCGAGATGCATCCGAACATGCTGATCTACGAGCCCCACGGGATGGCGCGACTGCGCGAAGAGACGGGCGAGCGGATCGGCGCGAACTTCGATCCCTCGCACCTCTACTGGCAGGGGATCACGATCACCGACGCGATCCGATATCTGGGCGAGCGCGAGGCGATCCACCACGTCCACGCCAAGGACACCAGAATTTACGACGCTCAGGCCCGCGAAAAGGGCGTACTGGATACGACGCCGTACACCGACGAGCCGAATCGATCCTGGCTTTTCCGGTCGGTCGGCTACGGCCACGGCGAAGCCCACTGGAAGGACATCGTTTCGACGCTTCGCATGGTCGGCTACGACGGCGCCCTGAGTATCGAACACGAGGACTCGCTGACAAGCTCCCGGGAGGGCCTCGAGAAGGCGGTCGACCTGCTCGAGCGGGCGATCTTCGAGACCCAACCCGGAGAAGCCCACTGGGCCGAGTGA
- a CDS encoding extracellular solute-binding protein, whose amino-acid sequence MGRESTDRRDRTRFRRRSFLKAASASTAGAVAVTGCLGRGRSPGQVVMTAAQDVAGIMHSDGDDPSIQKALWDAGLDEDIRVEIQTVVSDSASRMQTTQSALEAGRAPPDIHMMDSGWTVPFILREQTVNLTERFPEDVLGYVNDTYLEAILETARHPQNGDLHALPLFPDLGFTLYREDLIEDAGYDTSGWGTDPPRWEEFANAVRDARDQADLNYGLTTQAAAYEGLSCCTFNEVMTTWGGAYYGGVENLFTAGDRPITVDDQRVIDAIRMMRSFIEGEEENTLERYPQICPAAIVQWTEQQSLAPFSGGEAVSNRNWSYAIAETGTEEAFGENLGVMTRPYAVSREEAQYADVGGTAAALGGWNLAVSPFSNREEEALQVLEAFANREVMLTVFELGGFLPPNLDLVAEADPNDVGPVARYADVVQSASDNAIPRPATDLWPEQSALIYQAVNGAYRGAQAPEAAMNDLAEELEQSEAEVQTNGN is encoded by the coding sequence ATGGGACGCGAATCCACCGACCGACGCGATCGCACTCGCTTCAGGCGGCGGTCGTTCCTGAAGGCAGCATCGGCGTCGACAGCAGGAGCGGTCGCCGTCACCGGCTGCCTTGGTCGGGGTCGCAGCCCGGGACAGGTGGTGATGACCGCCGCTCAGGACGTTGCGGGGATCATGCACAGCGATGGGGACGACCCGTCTATCCAGAAAGCGCTGTGGGACGCCGGTCTCGACGAGGACATCCGCGTCGAGATCCAGACCGTCGTCAGCGACTCCGCATCGCGAATGCAGACGACCCAGTCGGCGCTCGAGGCGGGACGGGCTCCCCCCGACATCCACATGATGGACAGCGGCTGGACGGTCCCGTTTATCCTTCGCGAGCAGACGGTCAACCTGACCGAACGCTTCCCGGAAGACGTCCTCGGCTACGTTAACGACACCTATCTCGAGGCGATCCTCGAGACGGCGCGCCATCCGCAAAACGGCGATCTACACGCCCTGCCGCTGTTTCCTGATCTGGGGTTTACCCTCTATCGCGAGGACCTCATCGAGGACGCCGGCTACGACACGAGCGGCTGGGGGACCGATCCGCCCCGCTGGGAGGAGTTCGCGAACGCAGTCCGCGACGCGAGGGACCAGGCCGACCTCAACTACGGACTCACGACGCAGGCGGCCGCCTACGAGGGGCTGTCGTGTTGTACGTTCAACGAGGTGATGACGACATGGGGCGGCGCGTACTACGGCGGCGTGGAGAACCTGTTTACCGCGGGCGACCGACCGATCACCGTCGACGATCAGCGGGTCATCGACGCGATCCGGATGATGCGATCGTTCATCGAGGGAGAGGAGGAAAACACCCTCGAACGGTATCCCCAGATCTGTCCGGCGGCGATCGTCCAGTGGACGGAACAGCAGTCGCTTGCCCCGTTCTCGGGCGGTGAGGCCGTCTCGAACCGCAACTGGTCGTACGCGATCGCGGAGACCGGGACCGAGGAGGCCTTCGGCGAGAACCTCGGCGTCATGACGAGACCGTACGCGGTCTCCCGGGAGGAAGCCCAGTACGCGGACGTCGGCGGCACCGCCGCGGCGCTGGGCGGCTGGAATCTCGCCGTGAGTCCGTTTTCGAACCGGGAGGAGGAGGCGCTACAGGTCCTCGAGGCGTTCGCTAACAGAGAGGTAATGCTCACCGTCTTCGAGCTGGGTGGGTTCCTCCCGCCGAATCTCGATCTGGTCGCGGAAGCCGATCCGAACGATGTCGGCCCCGTCGCGCGGTACGCCGACGTAGTCCAGTCGGCCAGCGATAACGCGATCCCGCGACCTGCAACGGACCTCTGGCCGGAGCAGTCGGCGCTAATTTATCAGGCAGTCAACGGGGCATATCGCGGCGCACAGGCGCCCGAAGCCGCAATGAACGATCTCGCGGAGGAACTCGAGCAGAGCGAAGCGGAGGTGCAAACGAATGGGAACTGA